A portion of the Paenibacillus hamazuiensis genome contains these proteins:
- a CDS encoding NUDIX hydrolase, with amino-acid sequence MDLRWLTWAQKIQATAQSGLAYSKDPYDIERFEELRALSVEIMSAYTGMPVQQVAGLFAGDRGYATPKVDIRAVVIKEGNILLVKENSDGCWSLPGGWADIGLAPGEIAVKEVKEESGYDVEARRLLAVLDRSRHPHPPHAQYIYKIFILCELIGGEAATSIETSGVGFFDPGRLPELSTDRITHSQIELLLKLAADPSLPAAFD; translated from the coding sequence ATGGATTTACGCTGGCTGACATGGGCTCAAAAAATACAGGCAACCGCACAAAGCGGTCTGGCCTACTCGAAAGATCCTTACGATATCGAACGGTTCGAGGAGCTGCGCGCACTGAGCGTCGAGATCATGTCGGCTTATACGGGCATGCCGGTGCAGCAGGTGGCCGGATTGTTCGCGGGCGACCGCGGTTACGCGACGCCGAAGGTCGATATTCGCGCCGTCGTCATCAAGGAAGGGAACATTTTGCTCGTTAAGGAAAATTCGGACGGCTGCTGGTCGCTGCCCGGCGGCTGGGCCGATATCGGCCTCGCTCCCGGCGAAATCGCCGTCAAGGAAGTGAAGGAGGAATCCGGTTACGACGTGGAGGCGCGGCGTCTGCTCGCCGTGCTGGACCGCAGCCGCCATCCGCACCCTCCGCATGCGCAGTATATTTACAAAATTTTCATCCTATGCGAGCTTATCGGGGGAGAAGCGGCAACGAGCATCGAGACAAGCGGCGTCGGCTTTTTCGATCCCGGGCGTTTGCCCGAGCTGTCGACCGACCGGATCACGCACTCCCAGATCGAGCTGCTGCTTAAGCTTGCGGCCGACCCGTCGCTGCCGGCGGCCTTCGACTGA
- a CDS encoding winged helix-turn-helix transcriptional regulator, producing the protein MSLNCKYEKVLEILFGKWKTVILFHLFSNRTMRFSELQRAIPDITKKMLTQQLRELEYHDIIHREVYHQIPPKVEYSISAYGQSLLPVLLAMNDWGTAHIKHLNELYGEESSAEAFVSNEIAGK; encoded by the coding sequence ATGTCTCTTAACTGCAAGTATGAAAAGGTGCTGGAGATTCTGTTTGGGAAATGGAAAACCGTCATTTTGTTCCATTTGTTTTCAAATCGTACGATGAGATTTAGCGAACTTCAAAGAGCGATTCCGGATATCACCAAAAAAATGCTTACCCAGCAATTAAGGGAATTGGAATATCACGATATCATTCATCGGGAGGTATACCACCAAATCCCGCCGAAAGTCGAATATTCCATCTCAGCTTACGGGCAAAGTTTGCTGCCTGTATTGCTTGCAATGAACGATTGGGGGACGGCGCACATCAAGCATTTGAACGAATTATACGGGGAAGAAAGCTCGGCGGAAGCATTCGTAAGCAATGAAATTGCAGGCAAATAA
- a CDS encoding DeoR/GlpR family DNA-binding transcription regulator, which produces MTKGLFIEERRKRIIELLQQEGRVQVKELAELFSVTEDAIRKDLRFLEGRQQLKKTYGGAVLPSKLAGFVPYKERGEPEKKLPLARIAATLIEPGETVFIESSSYTNLMFRELAPIPGVTVVTNSIHGLAELAGKVRVVQTGGDVHAQDESSYGFFTLSLIRTFNFDKIFLRTSGISSEWQVTTSLRESMELKKTAIAQAKTSVLLVEEEGWHRKDAFNVCDLEDIDIVVTDMQDAAIHKKLRQKGVRTEIALAPQMKRGG; this is translated from the coding sequence ATGACGAAAGGGCTGTTTATCGAAGAACGCCGCAAACGAATTATCGAGCTGCTCCAGCAAGAGGGGCGCGTGCAGGTCAAGGAGCTGGCCGAGCTGTTTTCCGTGACCGAAGATGCGATCCGCAAAGACCTGCGTTTTCTCGAAGGGCGGCAGCAGCTGAAAAAAACGTACGGCGGCGCCGTGCTTCCGTCCAAGCTGGCCGGCTTCGTCCCGTATAAGGAACGCGGCGAGCCGGAGAAAAAGCTGCCGCTTGCGCGAATCGCCGCCACGCTGATCGAACCCGGAGAGACGGTGTTCATCGAATCGTCGAGTTATACGAACCTGATGTTTCGCGAGCTTGCGCCGATCCCCGGGGTGACGGTCGTGACGAACAGCATACACGGGCTGGCGGAGCTGGCCGGCAAAGTCCGGGTCGTCCAGACGGGCGGCGACGTGCATGCGCAGGACGAGTCCAGCTACGGTTTTTTTACGCTGTCGCTCATTCGGACGTTTAATTTTGATAAAATATTTCTCCGCACCTCGGGGATATCGTCGGAGTGGCAGGTGACGACCAGCCTGCGGGAGAGCATGGAGCTCAAAAAAACGGCGATCGCCCAGGCGAAAACGTCCGTTTTGCTCGTGGAGGAGGAAGGATGGCACCGCAAGGACGCGTTTAACGTGTGTGATCTGGAGGATATCGACATCGTCGTAACCGATATGCAGGACGCGGCGATTCATAAAAAGCTGCGGCAAAAAGGCGTCCGCACCGAAATCGCCTTGGCGCCGCAAATGAAGCGGGGAGGATAA
- a CDS encoding MBL fold metallo-hydrolase — translation MADRLVFWGTGDAMGVPRVYCGCEVCEEARSTGANRRYRSSVLLQAADELLLIDCGPDWTGQMERAGLRAIGQVLVTHAHFDHIGGLPEWADACRRLMQPGHLYGPAEVLETICRQFPWIGRQLVLHPLDDEGMTFAGWSVVPWKVCHGRNGFSYAYRFEKDGYSWAYCSDSIRLNEEEKAPLHGLNLLVLGTSFYHEKAEASTRSVYDMVEASALMEEVRPQAVIFTHMSHDVDLRRAYPLPECVRLARTGTAIELE, via the coding sequence ATGGCAGATCGATTGGTATTTTGGGGAACCGGAGATGCGATGGGCGTGCCGAGGGTATATTGCGGCTGTGAGGTATGCGAAGAAGCCCGGAGCACCGGGGCGAACCGGCGCTACCGCTCCTCGGTCCTGCTTCAGGCGGCGGACGAGCTGCTGCTCATCGATTGCGGTCCCGATTGGACGGGGCAGATGGAACGCGCCGGGCTAAGGGCGATCGGGCAGGTGCTCGTGACTCATGCCCATTTTGACCATATCGGCGGATTGCCGGAGTGGGCGGATGCCTGCCGCAGACTGATGCAGCCGGGACATCTGTACGGCCCGGCCGAGGTGCTGGAGACGATATGCCGGCAGTTTCCGTGGATCGGGCGCCAGCTCGTCCTTCATCCGTTGGATGACGAGGGGATGACGTTTGCGGGGTGGTCCGTCGTTCCCTGGAAAGTATGCCACGGAAGAAACGGCTTTTCCTACGCTTATCGCTTCGAAAAAGACGGTTATTCGTGGGCATACTGCTCAGACTCGATTCGCCTGAACGAAGAGGAGAAAGCTCCTTTGCACGGGCTGAATCTGCTTGTGCTCGGAACGAGCTTTTACCATGAAAAAGCGGAAGCTTCGACCCGTTCCGTTTATGACATGGTCGAAGCTTCGGCGCTCATGGAGGAGGTGCGGCCGCAGGCAGTCATCTTCACGCACATGTCCCACGACGTCGACCTGCGCCGGGCGTATCCGCTGCCGGAATGCGTCCGCTTGGCACGAACCGGTACGGCTATCGAGCTGGAGTGA
- a CDS encoding ABC transporter substrate-binding protein, which yields MKKAVSGILASLLLAVSITGCGSQQAGGENKSEGTGGQQPAAPQQAAPQKGGKLTLYSPNAAEVNNPIIKEFQERTGIEVQLISGGTGELLKRVQAEAQNPLGDVFWAGGADSLEAYKKYFEPYKTKEYDNLSPQYVDKNNVWTPFAALPMIIMYNKELVKPGEEPKSWNDLLDAKWKGKIAFADPAKSGSSYTQLVTMLAANGKDEVGWDFVKKFVKNLDGKVLSGSGLVYKGVADKEFALGVTLEEAAQRYVEGGAKVGIIYPSEGTSAVPDGAAVIKGAKNMEQAKQFIDFLVGKDVQTLIQKEFKRRSVRKDAETMQGLPQTKDIKLVEYDFDFAASRKDENIKRFGKIVTGQE from the coding sequence ATGAAAAAAGCGGTATCCGGCATTTTGGCTTCGCTTCTGCTCGCCGTTTCCATTACAGGATGCGGTTCGCAGCAGGCGGGGGGCGAAAACAAATCGGAAGGGACGGGCGGACAGCAGCCGGCGGCGCCACAGCAGGCGGCCCCGCAAAAAGGCGGCAAGCTGACGCTGTACTCGCCGAATGCGGCGGAAGTGAACAACCCGATCATCAAGGAGTTTCAGGAGCGCACCGGCATCGAAGTGCAGCTGATCTCCGGAGGCACCGGCGAATTGCTGAAGCGCGTTCAGGCTGAGGCGCAAAATCCGCTCGGGGACGTATTTTGGGCCGGCGGGGCGGATTCGCTCGAGGCGTACAAAAAATACTTCGAGCCGTACAAAACGAAAGAGTACGATAACCTGTCACCGCAATATGTGGACAAAAATAACGTATGGACGCCGTTTGCCGCACTGCCGATGATCATCATGTACAACAAGGAGCTCGTCAAGCCGGGTGAAGAGCCGAAAAGCTGGAACGACCTGCTCGACGCCAAGTGGAAAGGAAAAATCGCTTTCGCCGATCCGGCCAAATCCGGCTCCTCGTACACGCAGCTCGTAACGATGCTCGCCGCTAACGGCAAGGACGAAGTGGGCTGGGATTTTGTCAAGAAATTCGTGAAAAATCTTGACGGCAAGGTGCTTTCCGGCTCCGGCCTCGTCTACAAAGGCGTAGCGGACAAGGAATTCGCGCTCGGCGTCACGCTTGAGGAGGCGGCGCAGCGTTATGTGGAGGGCGGCGCGAAGGTCGGGATCATTTACCCGTCCGAAGGCACATCGGCCGTACCCGACGGCGCGGCCGTCATCAAAGGCGCCAAAAATATGGAGCAAGCGAAGCAGTTCATCGATTTCCTCGTCGGCAAAGACGTGCAGACGCTCATCCAGAAGGAATTCAAGCGCCGTTCCGTGCGCAAGGATGCGGAGACGATGCAGGGGCTGCCGCAGACGAAGGACATCAAGCTGGTGGAATACGATTTCGATTTTGCAGCGAGCCGCAAAGACGAGAACATCAAACGTTTCGGTAAAATCGTAACCGGACAAGAGTAA
- a CDS encoding ChbG/HpnK family deacetylase has product MLEKWRLQADDRAVIINADDFGASGGVNRAVERLLRQGSVTSASIMMPCPAAGEAAAFCRSYGAAGVGVHLTLTSSPQVGYKPVTGISRCGRSSARTAFSRSMPPMSNGMPIPRRCGSS; this is encoded by the coding sequence ATGTTGGAAAAATGGAGGCTTCAAGCGGACGACCGCGCGGTCATCATCAATGCCGACGATTTCGGGGCGTCCGGCGGGGTCAATCGGGCGGTGGAGCGGCTGCTGCGGCAAGGCTCCGTCACGTCCGCCTCGATCATGATGCCGTGCCCTGCCGCCGGCGAAGCGGCGGCTTTTTGCCGGAGTTACGGGGCGGCCGGCGTCGGCGTTCATCTTACGCTGACCAGTTCTCCACAGGTAGGATATAAGCCGGTTACCGGGATAAGCCGCTGCGGACGCTCATCTGCGAGAACGGCTTTTTCCCGGTCGATGCCGCCGATGTCGAACGGTATGCCGATCCCGAGGAGGTGCGGCTCGAGCTGA
- a CDS encoding cache domain-containing sensor histidine kinase: protein MQPYLAKLQGTLLGMSLQRKLLILFLPLAIVPLAVLGAFSYYKSSQVVQDQVCRTILENLSQVNYSLNYFVKDIEQLTMYIYSSRDVQEVLSKDPNRPLAEKNQDRRRIGDILQSFLGFKSWDIEIYLLGENGDRYFSGDLLPGAYDDYNPNWGLFRKARLAGGNVVWDTHYSMKKTDDFGIVLSSGRLLKKIGTNQPLGYVVVDIMESGLADKYNKARLQPGGQIFLLDKSGYIISSTPSKHKVGTKLEAPYVEQVLSGTKGFFRQKADGNEETPAMVIYDTSEQTGFKLVSVVPTAVLTSESTSIRDLTLWVMAIGGAVACWLAFVLSVTITSPLRKLKSLMYQVESGNLDVSFPSKYKDEVGQLGRSFNAMLQRIKQLIDEVYRKQLMVQEAEIKAIQAQFNPHFLYNALDSINWMARIHKLEDISRTAISLGELLRFSIRKGDPLLPVREDMQQIRNFLFIQKMRYGDKFEAIIDIDPQIEALYTLKLLLQPVVENAITHGLEMKQGKGQLHISGALAGDKVVFEVRDDGVGMPPGMPELIERGAFSPTSRQKTGIGLENLQKRLQLYFGGEGRLRIRSKPQHGTSVMIEIPVLRTAEAKQHV, encoded by the coding sequence ATGCAGCCTTATCTCGCAAAACTTCAAGGCACGCTGCTCGGCATGAGTCTGCAGAGAAAGCTGCTGATCCTGTTTTTGCCGCTCGCCATCGTCCCTCTGGCCGTACTCGGCGCTTTTTCCTATTACAAATCGTCCCAGGTCGTACAGGACCAGGTATGCCGGACGATTCTCGAAAATTTGTCCCAGGTCAACTACAGCCTGAACTATTTCGTCAAGGACATCGAGCAGCTGACGATGTACATCTACAGCAGCCGGGACGTGCAGGAAGTGCTGTCGAAGGATCCGAACCGGCCGCTTGCCGAGAAAAATCAGGACCGCAGGCGGATCGGCGACATTTTGCAATCGTTTCTCGGCTTCAAAAGCTGGGACATCGAGATTTACCTGCTCGGGGAAAACGGCGACCGGTATTTTTCCGGCGACCTGCTGCCAGGGGCCTACGACGATTACAACCCGAACTGGGGGTTGTTCCGCAAGGCGCGGCTTGCCGGGGGAAACGTCGTGTGGGACACTCATTACAGCATGAAAAAAACGGACGATTTCGGCATCGTGCTGAGCAGCGGACGGCTGCTGAAAAAAATCGGCACGAACCAGCCGCTCGGCTACGTCGTCGTCGACATCATGGAAAGCGGCCTTGCCGATAAATACAACAAGGCGCGCCTGCAGCCGGGCGGGCAAATTTTCCTGCTCGACAAGAGCGGCTACATCATTTCCAGCACCCCTTCGAAGCATAAGGTCGGCACCAAGCTGGAAGCGCCCTATGTGGAGCAGGTGCTGTCGGGAACGAAAGGTTTCTTCCGGCAGAAGGCGGATGGAAACGAAGAGACGCCGGCGATGGTGATTTACGACACGTCGGAGCAGACCGGCTTCAAGCTCGTCAGCGTCGTGCCGACGGCGGTGTTGACGAGCGAAAGCACGAGCATCCGCGATTTGACGCTATGGGTTATGGCGATCGGCGGGGCTGTCGCCTGCTGGCTGGCATTCGTGCTGTCGGTGACGATCACCAGCCCGCTGCGCAAGCTGAAATCGCTGATGTACCAGGTCGAAAGCGGCAATTTGGACGTGTCCTTCCCCTCGAAATACAAGGACGAGGTCGGACAGCTCGGCCGCAGCTTCAACGCGATGCTGCAGAGGATCAAGCAGCTGATCGACGAGGTGTACCGCAAGCAGCTGATGGTGCAGGAAGCGGAAATCAAGGCGATCCAGGCGCAATTTAACCCGCATTTTCTGTACAATGCGCTCGATTCGATCAACTGGATGGCGCGCATCCACAAGCTGGAGGACATCAGCCGGACGGCGATTTCGCTCGGCGAGCTGCTCCGCTTCAGCATCCGCAAGGGCGATCCGCTGCTGCCGGTCCGCGAGGACATGCAGCAGATCCGCAATTTTCTGTTCATTCAAAAAATGCGCTACGGCGACAAATTCGAGGCGATCATCGATATCGATCCGCAGATCGAAGCGCTTTATACGCTGAAGCTGCTGCTGCAGCCGGTCGTGGAAAACGCGATCACCCACGGGCTGGAAATGAAGCAGGGCAAAGGGCAGCTGCACATTTCCGGCGCGCTTGCGGGCGACAAGGTCGTATTCGAAGTCCGGGACGACGGAGTCGGCATGCCCCCCGGCATGCCGGAGCTGATCGAACGCGGAGCCTTCAGCCCGACCAGCCGGCAAAAAACCGGCATCGGCCTGGAAAATTTGCAAAAGCGGCTTCAGCTATATTTTGGCGGGGAAGGGCGGCTGCGCATTCGCAGCAAGCCGCAGCACGGCACCTCCGTCATGATCGAAATACCGGTTTTACGGACAGCGGAGGCGAAGCAGCATGTATAA
- a CDS encoding helix-turn-helix domain-containing protein, which produces MYKIMIVEDEWLVREGLKMTIPWEQMGFELAGEASDGLAALDLLGELSPDVVLTDIRMPALDGIGLAEKVAERLPFTKIVFLTGFDDFAYAQKAVKLGAADFVLKPTNPDELQHVFGRVRAKLDRERPYRAQAERDLREQGRESGGFHSIEAYIREHYGEEITLQEMADRHYMSESHFSRLFKQQVGTSFLEYLTTVRVEKAKELLMNPKLKIYEVSVRVGYQDSRYFSQIYRKYTGETPTEFRKRLGIEYLPL; this is translated from the coding sequence ATGTATAAGATCATGATTGTCGAAGACGAATGGCTCGTGCGGGAAGGGCTAAAGATGACGATCCCGTGGGAGCAAATGGGGTTCGAGCTGGCCGGGGAGGCCTCCGACGGTCTCGCGGCGCTGGACCTGCTCGGCGAGCTGTCCCCCGACGTTGTGCTGACCGACATCCGCATGCCGGCGCTCGACGGAATCGGGCTCGCCGAGAAGGTGGCGGAGCGGCTGCCTTTTACGAAAATCGTATTTCTGACCGGGTTTGACGACTTTGCTTACGCGCAAAAGGCGGTGAAGCTCGGAGCGGCCGATTTCGTGCTGAAGCCGACGAACCCGGACGAGCTGCAGCACGTGTTCGGACGCGTGAGGGCCAAGCTGGACCGGGAGCGGCCATACCGCGCGCAGGCGGAGCGGGACTTGCGGGAGCAAGGCCGGGAAAGCGGCGGCTTCCACAGCATCGAGGCGTACATCCGCGAGCATTACGGCGAGGAGATTACGCTGCAGGAAATGGCGGACCGCCACTACATGAGCGAAAGCCATTTCAGCCGGCTGTTCAAGCAGCAGGTCGGGACGAGCTTCCTCGAATATTTGACGACGGTGCGGGTGGAGAAAGCGAAGGAGCTGCTGATGAACCCGAAGCTGAAAATTTACGAGGTCTCCGTGCGGGTCGGCTACCAGGATTCCCGTTATTTCAGCCAAATTTACCGCAAATATACAGGCGAGACGCCGACGGAATTCCGCAAGCGGCTCGGCATCGAATATCTCCCGCTGTAA